In Candidatus Poribacteria bacterium, one DNA window encodes the following:
- a CDS encoding siderophore biosynthesis protein SbnG, whose product MKLRPNRVKHKLAEGSTAYVAGGMTHPDDIDAFGPAGFDGVWLEGEHGPVDAAELGNLTRACDIWGMTSVVRINQNDQGLIYRTLDRGAQGIVVPHVNTKEEAQNLVDGGKFAPIGYRGMYTSRQGFAVPDYVQVANDETLLIILIEDIVAVRNLDEI is encoded by the coding sequence ATGAAACTTAGACCGAATCGAGTTAAGCACAAATTGGCTGAAGGTAGCACCGCCTATGTGGCTGGTGGCATGACCCACCCAGACGACATTGATGCCTTTGGTCCAGCCGGCTTCGACGGCGTTTGGCTGGAAGGCGAACATGGTCCCGTGGATGCCGCCGAACTCGGCAACCTCACCCGTGCCTGCGATATCTGGGGGATGACCTCTGTGGTTCGCATCAATCAGAATGATCAGGGGTTGATCTATCGCACCCTCGATAGAGGTGCTCAAGGCATTGTCGTCCCGCACGTCAACACGAAGGAAGAGGCACAGAACCTAGTCGATGGCGGTAAGTTCGCACCTATCGGCTACCGGGGCATGTATACCAGTCGTCAGGGATTCGCAGTTCCTGATTATGTTCAAGTTGCCAACGATGAGACGCTGCTAATTATTCTGATTGAGGACATCGTGGCTGTCAGAAACCTCGACGAGATT